The Flavobacterium johnsoniae UW101 genomic interval TGAAAAAATTACAGATTATATGCCTAGCTGCCTTTGCTTTTTTATACTCCAACACAACTTTCGCTCAAGACGCCGCAACAAATTACAATCAGGGATTTAGATTAGGTTTTGGGTTAAATGGCGGTATTCCAACCGATAATGATTATGACTGGTCACTTGGAGGAGACGTTCGTTTACAATATGATTTATCTAAAAAAACATCATTAACGCTAACAACAGGTTTTACAAATTTATTTTTAGGAAAAGATGATTTAGGAAATGACATAAAAGATTTAGGATTTATTCCTGCAAAAGCTGGTTTTAAAGCTTTTATCTGGGAAGATCAATTTTATGTTTTAGGTGAAGTAGGTGCCGGTTTTGCTGTAACAAACGGTTATAACGACACTACTTTTTTATGGGCGCCTGGAATTGGGTACGCCAACAAATACATTGATATAAGTGTCCGCTACGAGGACTACAACAAATTCAAAACCAACCAAGTGGCTTTACGTTTAGCCTATGGTTTTGATCTATAAAAAGAAAGGTTTATTTTATTTTTTTGTTTTTGGTAACAGACCCGGAAGTTTTCATAGTCTTCCGGGTTTTGTATTTTATGCCATTGGTCAAAACAAAATTACCATTAGTCAAATGATTTTTCAGGATTGATTTAGATCGCGGTAATTCGCAGAAAAATTAATCAAATCATGAACAAAACAGTTTTTTATCTATCGCAGCTTTTTCTTCTTTTATTGGTTTCTGCTGCAGCACAATCACAATCCGGAATTTCAGGCGAGTTTAAAGTCGATTATGTTCCTTTTTCTAAATATGTCCGGCCAATGGACAGCACCAGAACAAATGCCGAAAGCAATTTTAAAAGAGCCCAGATTGTTTTTGAAGTGCCAATTTCGTTAGAAACAGACAAATACAATAATCCCAGACTCTGGTCTGTTTTTGTAAATGGAAGTTATGCGAGAATGGAAAACAGAAACTACAATATTCAAGATCTCCCGACAGAATTTCAGACAGGATTTCCAACTGAATTATTGAACACACAAGTTGGTATTAAACATTTACGATCTATTTCTCCATCCTGGTCTTTATTAATCCTGGCTTCTGTTGGAGTTTATACAGATATGGTCGAAATTAACAAAGATGATGTCCTGATACAAGGAGGAGTGCTTTTTATCAAACAATTTAATCCTAATCTGGCTTTAGGTATAGGCCCGGTTTTAACCAATAGTTTTGGTGTGCCAATGGTATTGCCCGGAATTTATTTTAATTGGGAATTCAGAGGCGCCTTGCATTTTAAAGTTGCTTTTCCTGAAGGTGTGGAGTTTGGCTATAAAATGTCTGACAATCTTGATTTAAAGCTTGTGGGAGAATTAAGCGGTATGACGGCCGAAACCAAAATTGGAAATAAATCTTCGTTATTGGGATATCAGCAGATACTTGCAGGTTTACGACCTCAGCTTAAGTTTGGCGAGCATTGGACTCTTGAACCTACTGCTGGAACTACTCTTCTTCGCAGTTTCTCTACTACTAATAGAAAGATTAAAGATATTTTTAAAGAAAAAGATATAGCCGATCCAAGATTTACTACTACTTTTTACGGAGCAATAGCTCTAAAATGGAAATTCTAGAGCTACCTGCTTAATAAGTTTTTATAGACTACCTCTTTCAATAATGCCTCGCGGCGGGTTCTTGAAATTGGTAGTTCTTGTCCTTTTATAAATAATCGTCCGCCCGAAACAGAATCGATATGAGTGATGTTTACTAAAAATGATTTATGAATTCTAAAGAAAATCTCTGCCGGAAGTGTTTCTTCTAATGAAATCATGGTTTGATGAATTACAATGACTTTTTCTTTAAAATGAAGTTTAGCATAATTCTGCATTCCTTCAATATATAAAATATCTACCCAGGAAATTTTCTGAAATCCTTCTTCCTGACGCACATATAAAAACGGATCTAATTGATTTTGTTTTGGAGCGTGCATCATTTGATGCCATTGTCTGGCTTTTAAAGATGCCTGATAAAAGCGTTGAAACGTAATAGGTTTTAATAAATAATCTACAACCTGTAACCGATATCCGTCTAGAGCATGTTCTGAATAAGCAGTTGTAAAAATCACCAATGGCGGATTATCTAATGCTTCCAGAAACTCTAATCCGGTAAGATAAGGCATATTGATATCGAGAAACATCAAATCGATTTGCTTTTCCTGAAGATACGAAGTCGCTTCTAATGCCGAAGCACATGTGCCTGCAGCTTCCAGAAAATCAATTTTAGAAATAAAATCTACGATTCCGTTTCTTGCAATAGGTTCATCGTCTATAACGAGGCATTTCATGTTCATAATATTGTTTTTGTTTCAGGTTTTCTTTGTTTCAGGTTTAATATTTTTTTAATCCTTTTAATCTGTGTAATCTGTGGCTAAAAAATTTAACCGCAAAGGACGCAATCCCGATAGCTGTCGGGATACGCAAAGTTCGCAAAGTTTTAAGTTTAATAAGAATGCAGACACAAAGCATTAGATTAAAAATTCGTGCTAATTAGTGCAATTGCTTCACCTGTTCGCTATCGCTCGGGTCGTGGCAAAAATAAAATCTTTTTAATCATTTTAATCTGTGGCAAAAAAAATCATTTTAAATCTAAAACCACAATAACCGTAAAATCAGAATCGGTTTTATTGATATTGAATTGATGTTTTTCCGGATATTGAATCGCTAATCTTTTCTGTACGTTTTCAAGTCCTAATCCCTGACTTTTAGACGGAATTTTATATTGTTCTGTATACGAGTTTTCGATTCTAAAATTCAATTGATGATTTATCTGCTCGCACGATAAATGCACGTATCCTTTTTGATTTGGAAGTCGGGACACGTGTTTAAAAGCATTTTCAATTAAAGGAACCAAAAGCAATGGTACGATTTGAAGCTGTCCGTCTTCAATATTCCATTTACTTTTTACTTCCAGTTCATTTCCCCAGCGGGTTTCTTCAACAGCAAGCAAATCTTTCAAATATTTAATTTCAAGATGCAGCGGCACATATTCTTTGTT includes:
- a CDS encoding LytR/AlgR family response regulator transcription factor, whose product is MNMKCLVIDDEPIARNGIVDFISKIDFLEAAGTCASALEATSYLQEKQIDLMFLDINMPYLTGLEFLEALDNPPLVIFTTAYSEHALDGYRLQVVDYLLKPITFQRFYQASLKARQWHQMMHAPKQNQLDPFLYVRQEEGFQKISWVDILYIEGMQNYAKLHFKEKVIVIHQTMISLEETLPAEIFFRIHKSFLVNITHIDSVSGGRLFIKGQELPISRTRREALLKEVVYKNLLSR
- a CDS encoding DUF6268 family outer membrane beta-barrel protein → MNKTVFYLSQLFLLLLVSAAAQSQSGISGEFKVDYVPFSKYVRPMDSTRTNAESNFKRAQIVFEVPISLETDKYNNPRLWSVFVNGSYARMENRNYNIQDLPTEFQTGFPTELLNTQVGIKHLRSISPSWSLLILASVGVYTDMVEINKDDVLIQGGVLFIKQFNPNLALGIGPVLTNSFGVPMVLPGIYFNWEFRGALHFKVAFPEGVEFGYKMSDNLDLKLVGELSGMTAETKIGNKSSLLGYQQILAGLRPQLKFGEHWTLEPTAGTTLLRSFSTTNRKIKDIFKEKDIADPRFTTTFYGAIALKWKF